The following are from one region of the Vitis riparia cultivar Riparia Gloire de Montpellier isolate 1030 chromosome 9, EGFV_Vit.rip_1.0, whole genome shotgun sequence genome:
- the LOC117922508 gene encoding uncharacterized protein LOC117922508 yields MAKVCCSIEMEPRTLNEGQLHHAREAAVDIVQKMEPKEASNVFADGMRQVVTVKEMEQMAEKEQLEKLAECNETAPAIGGPCQCSCFPTNLESPDQAGPREPLSAPF; encoded by the exons ATGGCTAAAGTTTGTTGTTCCATTGAAATGGAGCCCAGGACCTTGAATGAAGGACAGCTCCACCATGCTAGG GAAGCAGCTGTGGACATAGTACAAAAGATGGAACCAAAGGAAGCCTCAAATGTATTCGCGGAT GGAATGAGACAAGTGGTTACAGTGAAGGAGATGGAGCAGATGGCGGAAAAAGAGCAACTTGAGAAGCTTGCTGAGTGCAATGAGACGGCTCCGGCCATTGGAGGACCCTGCCAGTGCTCATGCTTCCCCACCAACTTAGAATCCCCTGATCAAGCTGGCCCTAGGGAGCCTCTTTCAGCTCCCTTCTGa